NNNNNNNNNNNNNNNNNNNNNNNNNNNNNNNNNNNNNNNNNNNNNNNNNNNNNNNNNNNNNNNNNNNNNNNNNNNNNNNNNNNNNNNNNNNNNNNNNNNNNNNNNNNNNNNNNNNNNNNNNNNNNNNNNNNNNNNNNNNNNNNNNNNNNNNNNNNNNNNNNNNNNNNNNNNNNNNNNNNNNNNNNNNNNNNNNNNNNNNNNNNNNNNNNNNNNNNNNNNNNNNNNNNNNNNNNNNNNNNNNNNNNNNNNNNNNNNNNNNNNNNNNNNNNNNNNNNNNNNNNNNNNNNNNNNNNNNNNNNNNNNNNNNNNNNNNNNNNNNNNNNNNNNNNNNNNNNNNNNNNNNNNNNNNNNNNNNNNNNNNNNNNNNNNNNNNNNNNNNNNNNNNNNNNNNNNNNNNNNNNNNNNNNNNNNNNNNNNNNNNNNNNNNNNNNNNNNNNNNNNNNNNNNNNNNNNNNNNNNNNNNNNNNNNNNNNNNNNNNNNNNNNNNNNNNNNNNNNNNNNNNNNNNNNNNNNNNNNNNNNNNNNNNNNNNNNNNNNNNNNNNNNNNNNNNNNNNNNNNNNNNNNNNNNNNNNNNNNNNNNNNNNNNNNNNNNNNNNNNNNNNNNNNNNNNNNNNNNNNNNNNNNNNNNNNNNNNNNNNNNNNNNNNNNNNNNNNNNATGATCCATTCTGATCACTCACTTCATCGAGCTTCACCTGGATCTTGTCCAGCTACCAGCTCGCTTGTCCAGCTCCTTTGAGCTTGTCTCCTTCTTGGATTAGCTATGCCTTAGCTTCCTGATGCCCTTAACCTTACTTCCAGGCTATGACACGCTTGTCTTTGGGCCATATGACCATACTGGTGCATTTCCACGCACCGCAGTCCATCCGGACGATCCTATCCAGAATCGGGGACATGACAATCTTCATCTTGACTTGTTCATCCGCGCGTACACTTCTCTGTTACAGACTCTGCTCCATTCGTTGTTGTACTTGCGTTTGTATCAAAACGTCCATTTGATATTTGTATCTACAGTATATTATAGTCTATAATATTAGTAAACGTTATCACTTACATGTTTGTTTGTTTTCTGGTTTGCTATGATGTGAAACATATATTAAAAAATATCATAATTCATATACATACAAAAAGCTTCAAAAGTTCAAAATTGTTGGTTTATATGTAAACCATTAATTAAGCCGAAACAAAGTAAAATAAACTACAAAGCAAACGAAACACATAATATAACAAACATATTTCACATAATCTTATAGTTAAAGTTATATATATCTATAGAGATATTCATAAAAGCTAGCATTTTGTTATATTATTTCATAACAGGATTATGATCAATTGTTCCTGGGAGGATGATGCTTGGGCTTGGCTCTCCAATAATCAGCAGTGAAAGCAACGAGTCCATCCTCGTCAACACTTTTGCCTGATTTTCTCTTTCTATTCATCGTTGTTTCTTTCTCTGCTTCTCCATTTGTCATCATCAGTTTTCTTCCTCGTATCACCACGTCACCATTTTCGGTCACCTGCACTCATCAAGCGGTTTAGTCAATAACTTTTTGTTTATAGTAAAAATCTGGAATGTTTCCATCCATATAACAACAACAACACAGATTATACAGAATACAGGACGTATGATACTGAAGAATTTATTCAAGACTAGTAACTGCAAAACTATATGGAGTGTGAATTTTTTTGCTAAAGAAGAGACATTTAATAACAAATCAACGCAACTCCGCAAAATCTTACAATTGATTAAAAAAACTTAGCTGAATGATCCTGCCATTGCGAAATTTCCCAAGTTATATATTACAATCAGGGCCGGCTTTGGACGTCTGCTCATGGAGCAATTGCACAGGGCCTCACAATTTTTTTTGCAAATTTCTCTTACACATGAAGGTCCTAGAGTTTTGATTTTTTTGCAAGAAAGGGCTCTAAATTTTTTATTTGTGCAAGAAAAAACTTTAAAATTTTTGATTATGCACTGGGCCCACATATCTTTTGAGCCGGGCCTGATTACAATCAAAGATTTTCTAAAGTTTGATCATATATATATCATACCTTACGAACCGAAACGACATCACGGCTTGATTCTTGATTCCCATCTTTTAGTGATGACCAAAAGGTCCAAAACAGGAACAAAAAAGTTAGTTATATTATATGTTAACATTCCACCAATTAGAAAAAAAACCATTCCAAGCAATTATTACTTACGCAAACAAAAAAAAATTCTAATAAGAGCATCCGTAATGGTGTTACCCAAAAAGAAATCTTTAGAAAAAGTGTATTTTGGTTTTTTAAGTATTATTTTTTTTCTTTTTCAGATAAAAAAATATATCAACCAATCACGGATCGCCACATATCGTGGGGACCCGCGAATAGTGCAAGGATTCACTAAGAAAGAGTTTTTATTTAGAAATTTTAAGGATTGAATCTTTAGCTTTTGGTAAGGTCTACTGATTATTTAATTATTTTTTTTCTAAAGACTCCCATTTGATTACTTCCATTGCGGGTGTTCTAAGAGTAAAAGGGTAGGCCTGGGACTTTTATCCGAGATCCGGATTCGATCCGAGATTNNNNNNNNNNNNNNNNNNNNNNNNNNNNNNNNNNNNNNNNNNNNNNNNNNNNNNNNNNNNNNNNNNNNNNNNNNNNNNNNNNNNNNNNNNNNNNNNNNNNNNNNNNNNNNNNNNNNNNNNNNNNNNNNNNNNNNNNNNNNNNNNNNNNNNNNNNNNNNNNNNNNNNNNNNNNNNNNNNNNNNNNNNNNNNNNNNNNNNNNNNNNNNNTATATATATATTTTAAATTATTGTTAATATTTTATATATATATATATATATATTAATATTATTTTTTATTTATTTTAAGGATCCAAATCCGGATCCGGATATCCGCCGGATATTACAATTTTTAGGAGGATATCCGACACCCGGATATCCGAGAACCCCGGATCCGGATAAGGATAGTAAAATTATGGATCCGCCGGATAAGGATCCGGATCCGGATACCTTAAAATTGCCCGGATATCCGATCCGTCCCAGGCCTATAAAAGGGTGATCTCATGCATGCATCATGTGACCACTATGCATGCAAACAAAGAGTAAAGTAAATCTTGAAGTAATTTTTTGACTAGAAAAAAGATGAGTTAGCATATAACACGTACCTTAAACAGTAATGCATAAACCTTTAGCCATTCTCATCTTTATCATACATGCATAGTTTTTAACCGAAAAATTGCGTGCTTTAATTAATACTCCCTCCGTTTCAGATTAATTGTCGTTGTAGAGAAAAAATTTCGTTTCAAAATAAGTGTCGTTTTATGATTTCAATGAAAAATTTATTAGTAAAATTCTTTTGTTTATTTTTCTATTGGTTGAAATATGGTTAAGTGTATAGGTAATGATGTTTTTATTTTGAAAATATACAAAATTAAATATTTTCATAATCTGTGTGCATGAACCCAAAACGATAACTAAATTGAAACGGAGAGAGTAGTTTGTAGAAGCTTTCTTTTATAAAATATTTTTTATAAAATAAAAAGAGAAGTGAGTGTACAAAAAAAGTTGTAAATGAATTAGTGTACATGAAATTAGCATATTAGAATTTTAACTTGTACGTGCTTTCGAGTTGTAGTGAATCTAGTGATCACTGTCAAGGTATAGGTAATATGCTTTATAAGATTTTAAAGAAGAGAGGGAGAGAGATACAAACCATGAAGTGAATATCGAAAGGATATGCATAAGAAAAGAATGATCAACACACATATCATCTTTGATAAAGTAGTCATGACTCTTCTTGATTCTCCTTGATCACCTCCCTCCAAACTTTATATCTTCTTAATTCCTGAAATTATTTCGTTAGAATTTAAGCAGGAGGACTGTTTTATTAAAGAGAAAGAGAAGAGTATATATATAGGAGATCACTGACGACATGTTTAATAAGCTCGTTAACCATAATTATTCCATAAAGACCACAACCATGTGTCTCTATTAACGTGTACAGTAGGGATTCTTACGATGAAAAGTTGTACTTGCAAATATTTACAAATTCTGCCATTACGTCCATGCTCATACGACTCCACTATTAGAATATATATAAACTCACACACATTATTATGTAATAATGTATATATATTGTATGGCACATCGTTTCTATAATCAACATATTTTGAATTCTACAGTTTATACTTTCATCGAACCGAGAATCATAATTCAAAGCAGACTCTGTTTAGCTTAATATACTACTTTTTGAATAGAAATTAAACTCTATACAGTTCGTCAGCTCGAGACTTAGTAGTTAACAATAATATTATAAAAAAAAACAATTAATCTCCTCTAAAGGAGATAGAAGTTAAAAGAAAAAACAATTCGTTACATTAACTAATATAACACTACACACATAGTTCTGAGTTTGGGAACTTTTCATGTTCTAGTTAAATATTTTTGGAAGATTCTGAAACTTTAGAACTTTGGCCATAAATTTTCTAACATTCTGGAATCAATTTTTGGAAATTTTAATTTAAGTAATAATATTTTGAATTAAAATATAATTAAATTTTATGCACAAAAAAGCAAACTCCTTGTAATACTCTTAGACTACCAAACAATACAATTAGACTACCAAACACTTTTATTTTTAAATTTGTTTTCTAGATGTTTTTTTTGTAACATTCCGGTTTGTGGTATATGTTAGTAAGGTTTAAGAAAATTGATTTGGCTATCTATGTCAACAAAGTGCGGTTACCTTTTCGGGTACACTACAAGAAAACAGCGGTATTCTGACGGACATTCCGACGGAAAATGAAATCCTCGGAATATCCCGAGGAATTTCCGAGGAAATTCCGAGAAAACACAAAATTGGGATTCTTCGGAATTTCCTCGGAATATACCGACGGAATTCCGAGGAAATANNNNNNNNNNNNNNNNNNNNNNNNNNNNNNNNNNNNNNNNNNNNNNNNNNNNNNNNNNNNNNNNNNNNNNNNNNNNNNNNNNNNNNNNNNNNNNNNNNNNNNNNNNNNNNNNNNNNNNNNNNNNNNNNNNNNNNNNNNNNNNNNNNNNNNNNNNNNNNNNNNNNNNNNNNNNNNNNNNNNNNNNNNNNNNNNNNNNNNNNNNNNNNNNNNNNNNNNNNNNNNNNNNNNNNNNNNNNNNNNNNNNNNNNNNNNNNNNNNNNNNNNNNNNNNNNNNNNNNNNNNNNNNNNNNNNNNNNNNNNNNNNNNNNNNNNNNNNNNNNNNNNNNNNNNNNNNNNNNNNNNNNNNNNNNNNNNNNNNNNNNNNNNNNNNNNNNNNNNNNNNNNNNNNNNNNNNNNNNNNNNNNNNNNNNNNNNNNNNNNNNNNNNNNNNNNNNNNNNNNNNNNNNNNNNNNNNNNNNNNNNNNNNNNNNNNNNNNNNNNNNNNNNNNNNNNNNNNNNNNNNNNNNNNNNNNNNNNNNNNNNNNNNNNNNNNNNNNNNNNNNNNNNNNNNNNNNNNNNNNNNNNNNNNNNNNNNNNNNNNNNNNNNNNNNNNNNNNNNNNNNNNNNNNNNNNNNNNNNNNNNNNNNNNNNNNNNNNNNNNNNNNNNNNNNNNNNNNNNNNNNNNNNNNNNNNNNNNNNNNNNNNNNNNNNNNNNNNNNNNNNNNNNNNNNNNNNNNNNNNNNNNNNNNNNNNNNNNNNNNNNNNNNNNNNNNNNNNNNNNNNNNNNNNNNNNNNNNNNNNNNNNNNNNNNNNNNNNNNNNNNNNNNNNNNNNNNNNNNNNNNNNNNNNNNNNNNNNNNNNNNNNNNNNNNNNNNNNNNNNNNNNNNNNNNNNNNNNNNNNNNNNNNNNNNNNNNNNNNNNNNNNNNNNNNNNNNNNNNNNNNNNNNNNNNNNNNNNNNNNNNNNNNNNNNNNNNNNNNNNNNNNNNNNNNNNNNNNNNNNNNNNNNNNNNNNNNNNNNNNNNNNNNNNNNNNNNNNNNNNNNNNNNNNNNNNNNNNNNNNNNNNNNNNNNNNNNNNNNNNNNNNNNNNNNNNNNNNNNNNNNNNNNNNNNNNNNNNNNNNNNNNNNNNNNNNNNNNNNNNNNNNNNNNNNNNNNNNNNNNNNNNNNNNNNNNNNNNNNNNNNNNNNNNNNNNNNNNNNNNNNNNNNNNNNNNNNNNNNNNNNNNNNNNNNNNNNNNNNNNNNNNNNNNNNNNNNNNNNNNNNNNNNNNNNNNNNNNNNNNNNNNNNNNNNNNNNNNNNNNNNNNNNNNNNNNNNNNNNNNNNNNNNNNNNNNNNNNNNNNNNNNNNNNNNNNNNNNNNNNN
This genomic interval from Brassica oleracea var. oleracea cultivar TO1000 chromosome C2, BOL, whole genome shotgun sequence contains the following:
- the LOC106326564 gene encoding root meristem growth factor 3; protein product: MTTLSKMICVLIILFLCISFRYSLHDGNQESSRDVVSVRKVTENGDVVIRGRKLMMTNGEAEKETTMNRKRKSGKSVDEDGLVAFTADYWRAKPKHHPPRNN